The following proteins come from a genomic window of Ilumatobacter coccineus YM16-304:
- the fusA gene encoding elongation factor G, with the protein MAKREFPLERTRNIGIMAHIDAGKTTTTERILYYTGKSYKIGEVHDGAATMDHMAQEQERGITITSAATTCVWDNHRINIIDTPGHVDFTIEVERSLRVLDGAVTVFDSVAGVEPQTETVWRQANTYNVPRMCFVNKMDRIGADFYRTVDMVVERLEANPLVIQLPIGAGGPEAVKAFEGLVDIVRMKALVWRNVDEKDLGATYEIEDIPEDMVDMANEYREAMMETIATQDEALMDAYLEGEEISEEAIKAAIRKGTLAFDFVPILCGSAFKNKGVQPMLDAVVDFLPSPLDIPPAHGTLMRGGEEVDLYRKADVKEPFAALAFKIVADPFGKLTYFRVYSGEVAKGEEVYNSVKEDRERLGRILLMHANQREDLEVAMAGDIVAGLGFKNVTTGDTLCDKDDPIVLERMEFPEPVIHVAIEPKTKSDQEKLGKALKSLSDEDPTFRIRSDHETGQTVISGMGELHLEVLVDRMQREFSVEATVGKPQVAYRETITKEVSNVEYRHIKQSGGTGQYAVVKIDMAPNPGGGFEFEDKITGGRIPREYIGPTAQGLEAAMDNGVLAGYNTVDVKVSLVDGSAHDVDSSEMAFKIAGQQAFRKAAEMAKPVLMEPIMKVEVVTPEDYMGDVMGDISSRRGRIGQMEARGNTQVVNATVPLSEMFGYSTDLRSRTQGRATYTMQFEEYQQVPAAIAEEIIKRVRGE; encoded by the coding sequence ATGGCCAAGCGAGAGTTTCCACTGGAGCGCACCCGGAACATCGGGATCATGGCGCACATCGACGCCGGTAAGACCACCACGACCGAACGCATCCTCTACTACACCGGTAAGAGCTACAAGATCGGTGAAGTCCACGACGGCGCAGCGACCATGGACCACATGGCTCAGGAGCAGGAGCGTGGTATCACCATCACGTCCGCTGCCACCACCTGCGTCTGGGACAACCACCGAATCAACATCATCGACACGCCGGGTCACGTCGACTTCACCATCGAAGTCGAGCGCTCGCTCCGCGTGCTCGACGGTGCGGTCACCGTCTTCGACTCGGTCGCCGGCGTCGAGCCGCAGACCGAGACGGTGTGGCGTCAGGCCAACACCTACAACGTGCCCCGCATGTGCTTCGTCAACAAGATGGACCGCATCGGTGCCGACTTCTACCGCACCGTCGACATGGTCGTCGAGCGTCTCGAAGCCAACCCGCTCGTCATCCAGCTGCCGATCGGCGCGGGTGGTCCCGAAGCCGTCAAGGCCTTCGAAGGCCTCGTCGACATCGTCCGCATGAAGGCCCTCGTCTGGCGCAACGTCGACGAGAAGGACCTCGGCGCGACGTACGAGATCGAAGACATCCCCGAAGACATGGTCGACATGGCCAACGAGTACCGCGAGGCGATGATGGAGACCATCGCCACCCAGGACGAGGCGCTCATGGACGCCTACCTCGAAGGTGAAGAGATCTCCGAAGAGGCCATCAAGGCCGCCATCCGCAAGGGCACGCTCGCGTTCGACTTCGTCCCGATCCTCTGTGGTTCGGCGTTCAAGAACAAGGGCGTGCAGCCGATGCTCGACGCCGTCGTCGACTTCCTGCCGAGCCCGCTCGACATCCCGCCGGCCCACGGCACGCTCATGCGTGGCGGCGAAGAAGTCGACCTCTACCGCAAGGCCGACGTCAAGGAGCCGTTCGCGGCGCTGGCGTTCAAGATCGTTGCCGACCCGTTCGGCAAGCTCACCTACTTCCGCGTGTACTCCGGCGAAGTCGCCAAGGGCGAAGAGGTCTACAACTCGGTCAAGGAAGATCGCGAGCGCCTCGGCCGCATCCTGCTGATGCACGCCAACCAGCGTGAAGACCTCGAGGTCGCCATGGCCGGTGACATCGTCGCCGGTCTCGGCTTCAAGAACGTCACCACCGGTGACACGCTCTGCGACAAGGACGACCCGATCGTCCTCGAACGCATGGAGTTCCCCGAGCCGGTCATCCACGTCGCCATCGAGCCGAAGACGAAGTCCGACCAGGAGAAGCTCGGCAAGGCGCTCAAGTCGCTGTCCGACGAGGACCCGACCTTCCGCATCCGCTCCGACCACGAGACCGGCCAGACGGTCATCTCGGGCATGGGTGAGCTGCACCTCGAAGTGCTCGTCGACCGCATGCAGCGCGAGTTCAGCGTCGAAGCGACCGTCGGCAAGCCGCAGGTCGCCTACCGCGAGACGATCACCAAGGAAGTCTCCAACGTCGAGTACCGCCACATCAAGCAGTCCGGTGGTACCGGTCAGTACGCCGTGGTCAAGATCGACATGGCCCCGAACCCCGGTGGCGGCTTCGAGTTCGAAGACAAGATCACCGGTGGCCGCATCCCGCGTGAGTACATCGGCCCGACCGCTCAGGGTCTCGAAGCAGCCATGGACAACGGCGTGCTCGCCGGCTACAACACCGTCGACGTCAAGGTCTCCCTGGTCGACGGTTCGGCACACGACGTCGACTCCTCCGAGATGGCGTTCAAGATCGCCGGTCAGCAGGCGTTCCGCAAGGCTGCCGAAATGGCCAAGCCAGTGCTGATGGAACCGATCATGAAGGTCGAAGTCGTCACCCCCGAGGACTACATGGGCGACGTCATGGGCGACATCAGCAGCCGTCGTGGCCGCATCGGCCAGATGGAAGCACGCGGCAACACCCAGGTCGTCAACGCGACCGTCCCGCTGTCGGAGATGTTCGGTTACAGTACCGACCTCCGTTCGCGCACCCAGGGGCGTGCCACGTACACGATGCAGTTCGAGGAGTACCAGCAGGTGCCCGCCGCAATTGCCGAAGAGATCATCAAGCGAGTCCGCGGCGAATAG
- the tuf gene encoding elongation factor Tu, with amino-acid sequence MSKAKFERNKPHVNIGTMGHIDHGKTTLTAAISKTLSDRGLADFTDFEGIDKAPEEKARGITISISHIEYETENRHYAHIDMPGHADYIKNMITGAAQVDGAILVVAATDGPMPQTREHVLLARQVGVPYIVCALNKSDMVDDEELLELVELEVRELLTEYEFPGDDAPVVHVSALKALEGDADAQEKVMELMAACDASIPNPERDLDKPFLMPIEDVFTITGRGTVVTGKVEQGIVHTGDEIEIVGLRDTQKTTCTGVEMFRKLLDEGQAGDNIGALLRGIDKEDVERGQVLCKPGSITPHTNFDGQVYILTKDEGGRHKPFFNNYRPQFFFRTTDVTGTIELPSGTEMVMPGDNVEMTVELGKPIAMDEGLRFAIREGGRTVGAGRVTKIHK; translated from the coding sequence ATGAGCAAAGCAAAGTTCGAGCGGAACAAGCCGCACGTCAACATCGGCACCATGGGCCACATCGACCATGGCAAGACCACCCTCACGGCTGCGATCTCGAAGACGTTGTCTGATCGTGGTCTTGCGGATTTCACCGATTTCGAGGGCATCGACAAGGCGCCTGAGGAGAAGGCTCGTGGTATCACGATCTCGATTTCGCACATCGAGTACGAGACGGAGAACCGTCACTACGCGCACATCGACATGCCGGGTCACGCTGACTACATCAAGAACATGATCACGGGCGCGGCGCAGGTTGATGGTGCGATCCTGGTGGTTGCTGCGACTGATGGTCCGATGCCCCAGACGCGTGAGCACGTGCTGTTGGCTCGTCAGGTTGGTGTTCCGTACATCGTGTGTGCGCTCAACAAGTCCGACATGGTCGACGACGAAGAACTGTTGGAGCTCGTGGAGCTCGAGGTTCGTGAGTTGCTGACCGAGTACGAGTTCCCGGGTGATGATGCTCCGGTCGTGCATGTCTCGGCGCTGAAGGCGCTCGAGGGTGATGCGGATGCGCAGGAGAAGGTCATGGAGCTCATGGCTGCGTGTGATGCGTCGATTCCGAACCCTGAGCGTGATCTGGACAAGCCGTTCTTGATGCCGATCGAGGACGTGTTCACGATCACGGGTCGTGGCACGGTCGTGACGGGCAAGGTCGAGCAGGGCATTGTTCACACTGGTGATGAGATCGAGATCGTTGGTTTGCGTGACACGCAGAAGACGACGTGTACGGGTGTGGAGATGTTCCGCAAGCTGCTCGATGAGGGTCAGGCTGGCGACAACATTGGTGCGTTGCTTCGTGGTATCGACAAAGAGGACGTGGAGCGCGGTCAGGTGCTGTGCAAGCCCGGCAGCATCACGCCGCACACGAACTTCGATGGTCAGGTGTACATCTTGACCAAGGACGAGGGTGGCCGTCACAAGCCGTTCTTCAACAACTATCGTCCGCAGTTCTTCTTCCGGACCACGGACGTGACCGGGACGATCGAGTTGCCGTCGGGTACCGAGATGGTGATGCCTGGTGACAACGTCGAGATGACCGTCGAGTTGGGTAAGCCGATCGCGATGGACGAGGGTCTTCGTTTCGCCATTCGTGAAGGTGGCCGTACCGTCGGCGCCGGCCGCGTCACCAAGATCCACAAGTGA
- the rpsJ gene encoding 30S ribosomal protein S10 → MAQSIRIRLKAFDHEIIDQSTKKIVETVTRTDATVRGPIPLPTDKHRYTVIRGPHVDKDSREHFEMRVHKRLIDIVNPNNKTIDSLQRIELPAGVDIEIKIQG, encoded by the coding sequence ATGGCACAGAGCATCCGTATCCGCCTCAAGGCGTTTGACCACGAAATCATCGACCAGTCGACGAAGAAGATCGTCGAAACGGTCACCCGGACCGACGCCACCGTGCGCGGACCGATCCCGCTGCCCACCGACAAGCACCGCTACACGGTCATCCGTGGCCCGCACGTCGACAAGGACAGCCGCGAACACTTCGAGATGCGCGTGCACAAGCGCCTCATCGACATCGTGAACCCGAACAACAAGACGATCGACAGCCTCCAGCGCATCGAGCTGCCGGCCGGCGTCGACATCGAGATCAAGATCCAGGGCTGA
- a CDS encoding S1C family serine protease yields the protein MAMLPPPAPHDVPVLPAVRHQRSRKRTWMFMLAIGMVAWIGGLLGALLGNQVGNWLDRPPSKPSSQPVDIAEARDGFDGRLDVLSVTEYLSPSVVTISADMGGGVGIGTGMIITDDGEILTNSHVVNGASAIRVRLTGETEPRDVTLLAEDVGNDLALLRMAGDGFAPVTFADPSSVRLGDEVVAIGAALGLDGDPSVTLGIVSALDRSVGQQNVFLDGLIQTDAAISSGNSGGPLVNAAGEVVGVNTAVARDNSIVTATNVSFAISVDEALPIIDALRSEARGIAREEAYLGVGLEDRRDGGQGVIVTTVEAGTPAETVGLEIGDLIVSVDGSATTGSAALIAAIRDKQPGDSVTVAVVRDSEPVELDVALTSRPDN from the coding sequence ATGGCGATGCTGCCACCTCCGGCGCCACACGACGTTCCGGTGCTTCCGGCTGTCCGGCACCAGCGGTCGCGCAAGCGAACGTGGATGTTCATGTTGGCCATCGGCATGGTCGCCTGGATCGGAGGGCTGCTCGGAGCGCTGCTCGGCAACCAGGTCGGCAACTGGCTCGACCGGCCGCCATCCAAGCCGTCATCGCAGCCGGTCGACATCGCCGAGGCCCGTGACGGGTTCGACGGACGCCTCGACGTGTTGTCGGTGACCGAGTACCTGTCGCCGTCGGTCGTCACGATCTCGGCCGACATGGGCGGAGGTGTCGGCATCGGGACCGGCATGATCATCACCGACGATGGCGAGATCCTCACCAACTCTCACGTGGTCAACGGGGCGTCGGCTATCCGGGTGCGTCTCACCGGCGAGACCGAACCTCGCGACGTGACCCTGCTCGCCGAGGACGTCGGCAACGATCTGGCTCTCCTGCGCATGGCGGGCGACGGGTTCGCGCCCGTCACGTTCGCCGATCCGTCGAGTGTCCGTCTCGGCGACGAGGTCGTCGCGATCGGCGCGGCGCTCGGGCTCGACGGTGACCCGTCGGTCACGCTCGGCATCGTGTCGGCGCTCGACCGGAGCGTCGGTCAACAGAACGTGTTTCTCGACGGACTCATCCAGACCGACGCCGCCATCTCGTCGGGCAACTCCGGCGGCCCACTGGTCAACGCCGCCGGCGAGGTCGTGGGCGTCAACACCGCCGTCGCCCGAGACAACTCCATCGTCACGGCCACGAACGTGAGCTTCGCGATCTCGGTCGACGAGGCACTCCCCATCATCGACGCGCTGCGCAGCGAGGCCAGAGGCATCGCCCGCGAAGAGGCGTACCTCGGTGTCGGCCTCGAAGACCGCCGTGACGGGGGACAGGGAGTCATCGTCACCACGGTCGAAGCGGGGACGCCCGCCGAGACGGTCGGACTCGAGATCGGCGATCTGATCGTTTCGGTCGACGGCTCGGCGACCACCGGGTCAGCGGCGCTGATCGCGGCGATCCGTGACAAGCAGCCGGGCGACTCGGTCACGGTCGCCGTCGTCCGCGACAGCGAACCGGTCGAACTCGACGTCGCGTTGACCAGCCGCCCCGACAACTGA
- a CDS encoding bacterial transcriptional activator domain-containing protein, producing MGSAPATSTRGPPPRDGLAAVARATVIRVADEQRQRDLVPRRRLLDRLDDRFRCRLVLIEAGAGFGKTTVLRQAVAESLAIDSARELVVNCAPDGRTGGSARAVVAALAAQLGCEATPTATAIADAAIAVSPRHMVLWIDDVHHLSGSLQLIIDLLEQLPTNGHLVLVGRQIPKLPTARLVVDGQVSHLDEDDVRFDDDERSAFFHLRGASVDVDTISASSGWPALMELELASGRSGAADYLTEEVLVDTDERRITALKRLAQVDSIDDAMVRNVTDFDGGVAELVAGLPLVHLDESAATPDGGQATVAVLHDLLRDALLSQTSPAEAAAAASAIGNELLDRHDHVGAARRFVDAGDSDGIALVAQRLLDDLHFATSVDDRLAAVDIVRQELGDSPTALTLHAVTLAIVDPINSEAALAEARSAADAAGRTDLVALCLVRLAELAYGRGDALGVAQVGDEVDALKRLGEPVAARLGFLLDVWVRRLTGRAHEIVELIDDLIEQDALIDDEMRAVALFYRTISLGYNGHVREALAEVERNAADLPPGLFADRLGGFVTIQHWMLGEQSDEILQQASRLVDRIETRGQADLFVEGAATTAIFHATRGELTIAERLVERAEAKVETLPDQAWGRHTISQARAVVDVLRGDEASAATRLDRTIPSGGPHDGLPSHLYNLTAALSYLLVPRTRDAWESTYTAPDLDVRTEVGRALVALREEGDVAPAAALPWHEVHRLRPWALEPHLVELGVAAVAGGERNGLSALIGLRHDPLAVLDRLTSSGDDRLGKAATEAIRITPRRPHSAIDLGVLGPLSVVRNGVEEADTPAWRRARVRDLLSLLVFERKVSRARAAEVLWPDKAAKAGQNNLRVNLSHLLDAFEPTRVGASPSWFVRVESDSLRLDESEFLRLDVDRFSDLVATARGLDTTAPRQALDAHLAACELFRGEYLVGSSIHDAAYFESLRLRGAFVDSSVRAADLLLSIGEHREAERVAMRASAIEPLNESSQRVLAAALLAQRRVGAASEVLHHLLRQLGEIKIPPEPETARLAARLGIDLSQL from the coding sequence GTGGGATCGGCACCGGCGACATCGACGCGCGGCCCTCCACCGCGGGACGGACTCGCTGCGGTTGCGCGAGCTACTGTCATCCGCGTGGCGGACGAGCAACGGCAGCGGGACCTGGTGCCTCGCCGACGGCTGCTCGATCGGCTCGACGACCGGTTCCGTTGCCGCCTCGTACTGATCGAGGCCGGCGCCGGGTTCGGCAAGACCACGGTGCTGCGACAGGCCGTCGCCGAGAGCCTGGCCATCGACAGCGCCCGCGAACTCGTCGTCAACTGCGCGCCCGATGGCCGTACCGGAGGCAGCGCGAGGGCGGTGGTCGCCGCGCTCGCCGCGCAGCTCGGCTGCGAGGCGACGCCGACGGCGACGGCGATCGCCGATGCAGCGATCGCGGTGTCGCCTCGCCACATGGTGCTGTGGATCGACGACGTCCACCATCTGTCCGGCAGCCTGCAGCTGATCATCGACCTCCTCGAGCAGCTCCCGACGAACGGACACCTCGTCCTCGTCGGCCGGCAGATCCCGAAGTTGCCCACGGCACGACTCGTCGTCGACGGGCAGGTCAGCCATCTCGACGAGGACGACGTCCGGTTCGACGACGATGAACGATCGGCGTTCTTCCACCTGCGTGGCGCCTCGGTCGACGTCGACACGATCTCGGCGTCGAGTGGGTGGCCGGCGCTGATGGAACTCGAACTGGCGTCTGGCCGATCGGGCGCCGCCGACTATCTGACCGAGGAGGTGCTCGTCGACACCGACGAGCGACGAATCACCGCACTCAAGCGGTTGGCCCAGGTCGACTCGATCGATGATGCCATGGTGCGCAACGTCACCGATTTCGACGGGGGTGTCGCAGAACTCGTGGCCGGACTGCCGCTCGTGCACCTCGACGAGTCGGCGGCGACACCCGACGGTGGCCAGGCGACCGTTGCCGTGCTCCACGACCTGTTGCGTGACGCGCTGCTCTCACAGACGAGCCCGGCAGAGGCCGCTGCGGCGGCGAGCGCGATCGGCAACGAACTCCTCGACCGGCACGACCACGTGGGAGCGGCGCGCAGGTTCGTCGACGCCGGCGACAGCGACGGCATCGCACTCGTCGCGCAGCGCCTGCTCGACGACCTCCACTTCGCCACGAGCGTCGACGACCGGCTCGCGGCGGTCGACATCGTCAGGCAGGAACTGGGCGACTCCCCGACAGCGCTCACGCTTCACGCCGTGACCCTGGCGATCGTCGATCCGATCAACAGCGAAGCCGCCCTGGCCGAGGCGCGATCGGCGGCCGACGCTGCCGGGCGCACCGACCTGGTCGCCTTGTGCCTCGTGCGGCTCGCCGAACTCGCATACGGACGCGGTGACGCGCTCGGCGTCGCGCAGGTCGGTGACGAGGTCGATGCGCTGAAACGTCTCGGCGAGCCCGTCGCCGCACGGCTCGGATTCCTGCTCGACGTGTGGGTTCGACGGCTCACCGGTCGGGCGCACGAGATCGTCGAACTGATCGACGATCTGATCGAGCAAGACGCACTGATCGACGACGAGATGCGCGCGGTCGCACTCTTCTACCGCACGATCAGCCTCGGGTACAACGGACATGTCCGAGAGGCACTCGCGGAGGTCGAACGCAATGCCGCCGACCTCCCCCCTGGGTTGTTCGCCGACCGACTCGGCGGCTTCGTCACGATTCAGCACTGGATGCTCGGCGAGCAGAGCGACGAGATCCTGCAGCAGGCGTCTCGTCTCGTCGACCGGATCGAGACGCGCGGCCAGGCCGACCTGTTCGTCGAAGGTGCTGCGACGACCGCGATCTTCCACGCGACGCGCGGTGAACTCACCATCGCCGAACGCTTGGTCGAGCGAGCCGAGGCCAAGGTCGAGACGCTCCCCGATCAGGCGTGGGGACGCCACACGATCTCGCAGGCTCGGGCGGTCGTCGACGTCCTGCGCGGCGACGAAGCGTCGGCAGCGACGCGACTCGATCGCACGATTCCGTCCGGCGGACCACACGACGGGCTACCGAGCCATCTCTACAACCTGACCGCAGCACTGAGCTACCTGCTCGTCCCCCGAACGCGCGACGCGTGGGAATCGACTTACACCGCGCCCGATCTCGATGTTCGGACCGAGGTGGGCCGAGCGTTGGTGGCGCTGCGCGAGGAAGGCGACGTCGCACCGGCGGCGGCACTGCCGTGGCACGAGGTGCACCGGCTCCGGCCGTGGGCCCTCGAACCACACCTGGTCGAACTCGGCGTGGCGGCGGTGGCCGGCGGCGAACGCAACGGCCTGAGCGCGCTCATCGGACTTCGTCACGATCCGCTCGCCGTGCTCGACCGTCTGACGTCGTCGGGCGACGACCGGCTCGGGAAGGCAGCGACCGAAGCCATTCGCATCACACCGCGGCGCCCGCACAGCGCGATCGATCTCGGCGTGCTCGGCCCGCTGAGCGTGGTGCGCAACGGCGTGGAGGAGGCCGACACCCCAGCGTGGCGCCGGGCTCGCGTTCGCGACCTGTTGAGCCTGCTCGTGTTCGAGCGCAAGGTGTCGCGAGCACGCGCCGCCGAAGTGCTGTGGCCCGACAAGGCGGCCAAGGCCGGTCAGAACAACCTGCGCGTCAACCTGTCGCATCTGCTCGATGCGTTCGAACCCACGCGCGTCGGGGCGTCGCCGAGCTGGTTCGTGCGCGTCGAGAGCGATTCGCTGCGGCTCGACGAATCGGAGTTCCTGCGGCTCGACGTCGACCGCTTCTCGGATCTGGTCGCAACGGCCCGCGGACTCGACACCACCGCGCCACGCCAGGCGCTCGACGCGCATCTCGCTGCGTGCGAGCTGTTCCGCGGCGAGTACCTCGTCGGGTCGTCGATCCACGATGCGGCGTACTTCGAATCGCTCCGGTTGCGCGGTGCGTTCGTCGACTCGTCGGTGCGGGCGGCCGATCTCCTGCTCTCGATCGGTGAGCATCGCGAAGCCGAACGGGTGGCGATGCGTGCGAGCGCGATCGAGCCGCTCAACGAATCGTCGCAGCGGGTGCTGGCGGCGGCACTGCTGGCACAGCGACGGGTGGGGGCGGCGAGCGAAGTGCTGCATCACCTCCTTCGCCAGCTCGGCGAGATCAAGATTCCACCGGAGCCCGAGACCGCTCGGCTGGCGGCTCGTCTCGGCATCGACCTCAGCCAGCTCTGA
- a CDS encoding fused MFS/spermidine synthase, which produces MTRAEPSAPSDETGDLAADPLPGWLAIALVTGTSAAVLVLEILAGRLLAPYVGVSLETFTGIIGVILAGIAVGAWAGGVAADHIDPRRLLPPLLLLGGALAIATIPIVRTLGDTSGTGGGIRILILTTFGFLPSATVLSAVPPAVIKLQLLDLASTGSTVGRLSAWSTAGALFGTFFTGYVLVAAAAVTTLIVIVGLVLVASGIALWAVGRVRKVNEMLSLTAVAALSLFGAVAIDSPCETQTAYYCLSVLEDPTLDSGRTLLLDDLRHSYVDLDDPERLEFWYIRRLVDAIEVETSGPIDIAYLGGGAFTIPRYVRATRPGSEQIILEIDGDLVEVVENEIDFDRGDDVEIIVGDGRLSMRELPTDSVDVVIGDAFGSRAVPFHLATREFIEEVDEVLRPGGIYAANIIDGPEERFVEAYAATVAEVYEHVVVVRGPGPLQGFRGNSALIASHEPIDVAALGERLAADVDPSDTPEQTADPDRVVGEIVTGDALVDYVAGAEVITDDFAPVDQLLAASS; this is translated from the coding sequence ATGACCCGAGCAGAGCCGTCAGCGCCGAGCGACGAGACCGGCGATCTCGCCGCCGACCCGCTTCCCGGTTGGCTGGCGATCGCGTTGGTGACCGGTACCTCGGCTGCCGTGCTCGTGCTCGAGATCCTCGCTGGACGCCTGCTCGCCCCGTACGTCGGCGTCAGCCTCGAGACGTTCACCGGGATCATCGGGGTGATCCTCGCCGGGATCGCCGTGGGTGCCTGGGCCGGGGGCGTCGCCGCCGATCACATCGACCCCCGACGTCTCCTCCCGCCGCTGCTCCTGCTCGGCGGCGCGCTCGCCATCGCCACGATCCCGATCGTCCGGACGCTCGGCGACACCAGCGGCACCGGCGGTGGCATACGAATCCTCATCCTCACGACGTTCGGTTTCCTACCGTCGGCGACGGTGCTCAGTGCCGTGCCGCCGGCCGTGATCAAACTGCAGTTGCTCGACCTCGCGTCGACCGGATCCACGGTCGGGCGCCTGTCGGCCTGGTCGACCGCCGGTGCGCTGTTCGGCACGTTCTTCACCGGCTATGTCCTCGTCGCAGCGGCGGCGGTCACCACGCTGATCGTGATCGTCGGCCTGGTGCTGGTGGCGTCGGGCATCGCGCTGTGGGCGGTCGGGCGCGTGCGCAAGGTCAACGAGATGCTCAGCCTCACCGCCGTGGCCGCGCTGTCGTTGTTCGGTGCGGTCGCGATCGACTCGCCCTGCGAGACCCAGACTGCGTACTACTGCCTCTCGGTGCTCGAGGACCCGACGCTCGACTCGGGTCGGACGCTGCTGCTCGACGATCTGCGACACAGCTACGTCGACCTCGACGACCCCGAGCGGCTCGAGTTCTGGTACATCCGCCGCCTCGTCGACGCGATCGAGGTCGAGACCTCCGGCCCGATCGACATCGCCTACCTCGGGGGCGGGGCGTTCACCATCCCTCGCTACGTCCGTGCGACGCGGCCGGGCAGCGAGCAGATCATCCTCGAGATCGACGGTGACCTGGTCGAGGTGGTCGAGAACGAGATCGACTTCGACCGCGGCGACGACGTCGAGATCATCGTGGGCGACGGACGTCTGTCGATGCGCGAGCTTCCGACCGATTCGGTCGACGTGGTGATCGGCGACGCGTTCGGCAGCCGTGCCGTTCCGTTCCACTTGGCGACCCGGGAGTTCATCGAGGAGGTCGACGAGGTGTTGCGGCCCGGTGGGATCTACGCCGCGAACATCATCGACGGGCCGGAAGAGCGGTTCGTCGAGGCGTATGCAGCAACGGTCGCCGAAGTGTACGAACACGTCGTCGTGGTGCGCGGACCCGGTCCGTTGCAGGGTTTCCGCGGCAACTCGGCGTTGATCGCGAGCCACGAGCCGATCGATGTCGCCGCACTCGGCGAACGTCTCGCCGCCGACGTCGACCCCAGCGACACGCCCGAGCAGACCGCCGACCCGGATCGCGTCGTCGGCGAGATCGTGACCGGTGACGCGCTCGTCGACTACGTGGCCGGCGCCGAGGTCATCACCGACGACTTCGCCCCCGTCGACCAACTCCTCGCCGCCTCCTCCTGA
- the rplC gene encoding 50S ribosomal protein L3 encodes MAQQAIVGEKVGMTQKWVDDKVVPVTVVKVDPMRIVQIKTNERDGYTAIQVTYGNKEAKKLNQPEAGHFEKAGVAPGKRLLELRLDSVDGLEVGQELTVEQIPSGTKVDVTGTSRGKGFAGVMKRHNFGGAPASHGAHKNHRKPGAIGQCAFPARVFKGMRMAGHMGHEQVTTQNLEVVESDAERNVLLIKGAVPGPAGGVVTIRNAVKLVGKQV; translated from the coding sequence ATGGCACAACAAGCGATCGTCGGCGAAAAGGTCGGCATGACACAGAAGTGGGTCGACGACAAGGTCGTCCCCGTGACTGTTGTCAAGGTCGACCCGATGCGCATCGTTCAGATCAAGACGAACGAGCGTGATGGCTACACCGCCATTCAGGTCACCTATGGCAACAAGGAAGCGAAGAAGCTGAACCAGCCCGAGGCCGGTCACTTCGAGAAGGCGGGGGTTGCCCCCGGCAAGCGCCTGCTCGAGCTTCGCCTCGACTCGGTCGACGGTCTCGAGGTCGGTCAGGAACTGACCGTCGAGCAGATCCCGAGCGGCACCAAGGTCGACGTCACCGGCACCAGCCGTGGTAAGGGCTTCGCCGGTGTCATGAAGCGTCACAACTTCGGTGGTGCCCCTGCCTCGCACGGTGCGCACAAGAACCACCGCAAGCCTGGCGCCATCGGCCAGTGCGCCTTCCCGGCCCGTGTCTTCAAGGGCATGCGCATGGCCGGTCACATGGGTCACGAGCAGGTCACCACGCAGAACCTCGAAGTCGTCGAGTCCGACGCCGAGCGCAACGTGCTGCTCATCAAGGGCGCCGTTCCGGGCCCCGCCGGTGGTGTCGTCACCATCCGCAACGCCGTCAAGCTCGTCGGAAAGCAGGTCTGA